The stretch of DNA ACATGCCCATTCTCTGAAACATAGAACAGGAACAAGTAATCTCCATGTTATCTGGTGAATATGCTATGTTCCATGACTTATTTGGCATCTACAAGTCTgttagaatatatatttttgtctcatcaatcttctccACATCTTTAAAACGGCAATCAGACAAAGCTGTAACCAATTCTGTTTGGAagtctttgaaaatgttgtgCGAGTACATTTCAGAAGCATGGACTTCAAGGTTTGACTTTGTTTTCCGTGGGATTTCAGAGTGTTGGTTGTCATTGTTCAACTTGGACTGCTTGTGTCTTTGTACTTCCAAGGCACTCTCATAGCACACCCAAAACTCAAAAAGGGTCAAATGAGGTGTGAGGAACCTGTCAAAGAAACTGTTTTCACTCTCAAACCTAGAAGTAACCCTCATCAAGCCAGACATGGAAACATCTTTAAAATAGGCAGGGATCCACTGTTCCCTGAGATCGTACAAATATGAAAACCACTCGTGTTCTACAAGTTGATAATCAGTCATTATCTTCTCCCATTGTTCTTCGAATTCATCAGGCTCAAGTTGGTTGTTCCAAACAAACCTATTGAGCCTGGTCTTAAAATCCTCATCTTGAAACAGTTGATAACTGACTTTTTCTCTTAGTTTCTTTATTATGTGCCACATGCATAGTCTGTGTGTTGACTCCTTAAACACTTCCGGGACTACCGACTTCATTGATTTGTCCTGATCAGTAATTATAATTCTCGGCTGGCACCCGCCAATTGCTTCCAAAAATGTCTTGAACAGCCATGTGTAACACTTAATACTTTCATCACCGATCAACCCAGCTCCAAAGGTTATGCACCTTTTGTGGTGATCAACTCCTGTGAAAGGCACAAACACCATATCGTACAGTTGTTTGTTCCATATGTAGCATCTGCTGATAACACCTCACCGAACAGCATGTAGTTCTTTATGCAGATTGGATCTGCCTAAAACACTCCAGCCAGGCACTTGTTTTCAACTActataaaatcaaagtaaaatgaactGCATGTGTCTTTTCTCCTAATAAGATTTTCAACAAACATTTGCGCATCAAAATTACCAATGAAGGTTTTTATGTCCCTGACAAAGTTTTTGAAATCAACCTCAGTAGCACCAATGTTGTCGTAACTTCCACACAGCTCCTTCCAACCTCTATAGGCTTTCACACCACCTAGTTTTAGCACCTTTACCTTTGTGACAAATTGCTTCTGTACCTCTATCATTTTTCGGTTTCCTTTCAAGAATATTGTAGATTCAGGTGAAGCAAGTGGATGGTTATGCGCTTCATCGAATCTGGTAACAATATAAGTTCCATTTTCTTGGTATTTAAACTGCACTAATGCACGACAGTCAATTCTTGTAATCGGCCTCACACGGTTTATGTCTGTCACATCAGATTCTGCATCATTCTCAGCAGTATCAGTATCAGTATCTATCCTCTTCCTTTTCCTACTTTCCTTTACACCTTGCCTATTGCAGACAACattccttaatgcaaaactgATGGTAACTCATTGCCTTTAATCCTTTTTGTTGTTGCAAGTCTTGGCGTAAACCCACAGATTGTACAATATTCTTTGTAGAATAACTCTACTGATTCTAGCGTTTCGAATACTTGTCCTAATTTAAGTTTCTTTTCCTCTGGACAGAATGGACTGTATTGGAGTGCATTTTATGTTTCAATTCTTGTCCTTGGTGTTTTAAAGTTGTTATTTGTAGAAGAAGacgtagttgcatcacttgtactCATTGTCTACTTCAACATTAGTTAAGTAAgtaagtatattgaatattattattacatcaataatgcagtaatccaattctaatatgttctacaaagattggtaatttatttcgtagaaataaaggttcatatataatgtattcctgcGAATGTCCatatcatgcctttaaaggaacatttattttactgctaatgttcataggaaatattgttgtccattttgatatagcatatataaaatgtattgaatgctaattacagtaaacaaacaaatagtcataatattatttcattaatattagaaaaatatttacaaaagccatttaaggctttcaaaatgataaagcctactaaggcttatACTGAAAAAAAAACAAGATAATACCTAATAACAATAAACTAGAAAATTAACTTAATATatttctaaactaatctaacagTCAGAGTCATAATAAGCCTCATCACCCGACTGCtcctcaatttcatattcttctcTTTGGTTTTTAACTTGTCGTTCTTGTTGTTTATGATGTCTAATTATTTATGCACGACTAGACATAGTCGTGCAAAGGCAGAATCTGTCAAGGAGCCGATTA from Silene latifolia isolate original U9 population chromosome 10, ASM4854445v1, whole genome shotgun sequence encodes:
- the LOC141607619 gene encoding protein FAR1-RELATED SEQUENCE 5-like, with product MVFVPFTGVDHHKRCITFGAGLIGDESIKCYTWLFKTFLEAIGGCQPRIIITDQDKSMKSVVPEVFKESTHRLCMWHIIKKLREKVSYQLFQDEDFKTRLNRFVWNNQLEPDEFEEQWEKIMTDYQLVEHEWFSYLYDLREQWIPAYFKDVSMSGLMRVTSRFESENSFFDRFLTPHLTLFEFWVCYESALEVQRHKQSKLNNDNQHSEIPRKTKSNLEVHASEMYSHNIFKDFQTELVTALSDCRFKDVEKIDETKIYILTDL